One Bradyrhizobium sp. CCGB12 genomic window carries:
- a CDS encoding type II and III secretion system protein family protein, producing MNYGDDRTGQRIRGKRARSFWTGSMLMLGLLAAPDRLCAADAPVGDQAPMQAPDLGVSPVATIAPARTRFLSLGVGKSVVIDLPREVKDVLVADPKIANAVIRSAQRAYIIGGQVGQTNVVFFTADGQQVASYDIAVKRDLNGMRAALRQSLPGVQIEGVGDSVMLTGSVSSPVEAQQAGDVAAKLVGGSDKVVNNIVVRGRDQVMLKVVVGEVRRDIVKQLGVDLSASLNAGTAVVNFNNSNPFSVSGGPIVASNGLDVAGLAKGVATVSATMRAMESAGVMRTLAEPSLTAISGESATFIAGGEFPIPAGYSCDPVTHVCTTQVTYKKFGISLNFTPVVLSEGRISLRVMTEVSELSNTNAITLTQAVSSTASNSITIPSIQTRRAETTLEIPSGGSMAMAGLIQQKTKQAINGLPGVDQVPIIGALFRSQDFVNNETELMVIVTPYVVRAVAQKDLSRPDDGFAPASDAQSALLGRMNRLYGISRRVDPINGTPGDFGFIID from the coding sequence ATGAACTACGGGGATGATCGGACGGGCCAGCGCATTCGGGGGAAGCGCGCGCGCTCGTTCTGGACGGGGTCGATGCTGATGCTGGGGCTGCTCGCAGCCCCCGACCGACTCTGTGCCGCGGATGCGCCGGTCGGCGACCAGGCACCGATGCAGGCGCCTGATCTCGGCGTGTCGCCGGTCGCGACGATCGCGCCAGCGCGGACGCGTTTTCTCTCGCTTGGTGTGGGCAAGTCCGTCGTCATCGATCTGCCGCGCGAGGTCAAGGACGTGCTGGTGGCCGATCCCAAGATCGCCAATGCGGTGATCCGCTCGGCCCAACGCGCCTATATCATCGGTGGCCAGGTCGGCCAGACCAACGTCGTGTTCTTCACCGCCGACGGCCAGCAGGTGGCCTCCTACGACATCGCGGTCAAGCGCGACCTCAACGGCATGCGTGCGGCACTGCGCCAATCACTGCCGGGCGTGCAGATCGAAGGCGTCGGCGACAGCGTGATGCTGACCGGCTCGGTCTCGAGCCCGGTCGAGGCCCAGCAGGCCGGCGACGTCGCCGCCAAGCTCGTCGGCGGCTCGGACAAGGTCGTCAACAACATCGTCGTGCGCGGCCGCGACCAGGTCATGCTCAAGGTCGTCGTCGGCGAAGTGCGCCGTGACATCGTCAAGCAGCTCGGCGTCGATCTCAGCGCCAGCCTGAACGCAGGCACTGCGGTGGTGAATTTCAACAACTCCAATCCATTTTCAGTCTCGGGCGGGCCGATCGTCGCCAGCAACGGGCTTGACGTCGCCGGCCTCGCCAAGGGCGTCGCCACCGTCAGCGCCACCATGCGCGCGATGGAGAGCGCCGGCGTCATGCGCACGCTCGCCGAACCGAGCCTGACCGCGATCTCGGGCGAATCCGCCACCTTCATCGCCGGCGGCGAATTCCCGATTCCCGCGGGCTATTCCTGCGATCCCGTCACCCACGTCTGTACCACCCAGGTCACGTACAAGAAGTTCGGCATCTCCCTGAACTTCACCCCGGTCGTGCTCAGCGAAGGCCGCATCAGCCTGCGCGTGATGACCGAGGTCTCGGAGCTGTCGAATACGAACGCGATCACGCTGACGCAGGCGGTTTCCTCGACCGCGAGCAACTCGATCACCATCCCTTCGATCCAGACCCGCCGCGCCGAGACCACGCTTGAAATTCCCTCCGGCGGCTCGATGGCGATGGCCGGCCTGATCCAGCAGAAGACCAAACAGGCGATCAACGGCCTGCCCGGCGTCGACCAGGTGCCGATCATCGGCGCGTTGTTCCGCAGCCAGGACTTCGTCAACAACGAGACCGAGCTGATGGTGATCGTGACGCCCTATGTGGTGCGCGCGGTCGCCCAGAAGGATTTGTCGCGCCCAGACGACGGGTTCGCGCCGGCCTCCGACGCGCAGTCGGCGCTGCTCGGCCGCATGAACCGCCTTTATGGCATCTCGCGCCGGGTCGATCCGATCAACGGCACGCCCGGCGATTTCGGCTTCATCATCGATTGA
- the rdgB gene encoding RdgB/HAM1 family non-canonical purine NTP pyrophosphatase → MHRRITDKLVIATHNPGKLAEMRELLAPYGIAAVSAGELGLPEPEETGSDFRSNAAIKAIAAAQATRLASFADDSGIVVDALDGAPGIYSARWAGPSKDFSAAMAQIERLLQERGATTPDKRGAHFVSALCVAWPDDHLEEVEARVDGTLVWPPRGNAGFGYDPMFLPDGHNRTFGEMDSIEKHGLPPLGLGLSHRARAFVKLAEICLEPR, encoded by the coding sequence ATGCACCGCCGAATCACGGACAAGCTCGTCATCGCCACCCACAATCCCGGCAAGCTCGCCGAGATGCGGGAGCTGCTTGCACCGTACGGCATCGCGGCGGTGTCGGCCGGCGAGCTTGGCCTTCCCGAGCCCGAAGAGACCGGCAGCGATTTCCGCAGCAATGCCGCGATCAAGGCGATCGCGGCGGCGCAGGCGACCAGGCTTGCTTCCTTCGCCGATGATTCCGGCATCGTGGTCGACGCGCTAGACGGCGCGCCCGGCATCTACAGCGCGCGCTGGGCCGGCCCGTCCAAGGACTTCAGCGCAGCGATGGCACAGATCGAGCGGCTGTTGCAGGAGCGCGGCGCCACCACGCCGGACAAGCGCGGGGCGCACTTCGTCTCCGCGCTCTGCGTCGCCTGGCCCGACGATCATCTCGAAGAGGTCGAGGCGCGCGTCGACGGCACGCTGGTCTGGCCGCCGCGCGGCAATGCCGGCTTCGGCTACGATCCGATGTTCCTGCCCGACGGCCACAACCGCACTTTCGGCGAGATGGACAGCATCGAGAAGCACGGCCTGCCGCCGCTCGGCCTTGGCCTATCGCACCGCGCCCGCGCCTTTGTGAAACTGGCGGAGATCTGCCTTGAGCCGCGCTAA
- a CDS encoding BA14K family protein, whose translation MRIDHVLRVVLMITTAAVMLSNPAMSAPLQSVTGVAGEVPTLTEKVWCRYGQCYDNGVGVGGLVGGLIGGAIAAGAATAAAQQEAAAAQQHAASCAQRYRSYDPASNTFAAKDGRRYPCQ comes from the coding sequence ATGCGCATCGATCACGTCTTGAGAGTTGTCTTGATGATCACCACCGCTGCCGTGATGCTTTCGAACCCCGCGATGTCGGCTCCGTTGCAGAGCGTCACGGGTGTCGCGGGCGAAGTCCCGACCCTGACCGAAAAGGTCTGGTGCCGATACGGACAATGCTATGACAACGGCGTCGGTGTTGGCGGACTGGTCGGCGGCCTCATCGGCGGCGCCATCGCGGCCGGCGCCGCCACCGCCGCAGCACAGCAGGAAGCGGCCGCCGCCCAGCAGCATGCGGCCTCATGCGCGCAGCGCTACCGCTCCTACGATCCGGCGTCGAATACCTTCGCGGCAAAGGACGGCCGGCGGTATCCCTGCCAGTAA
- the hemW gene encoding radical SAM family heme chaperone HemW — MSRAKEAFGVYVHWPFCLSKCPYCDFNSHVRHAAIDEARFASAFAREIATTAERAPGREVTSIFLGGGTPSLMQPATVGAVLDAIGKHWHVAGDVEVTLEANPTSVEATRFAGYRSAGVNRVSLGVQALDDVSLKALGRMHSAREALDAVAIARHSFKRYSFDLIYARPDQTPAMWADELRLAIDEAAEHLSLYQLTIEEGTPFFGLHQAGKLKTPDEAAARALYDVTQETCDKLGLPAYEISNHARRGAECRHNLVYWRGDEYAGIGPGAHGRLDIDGIRHATATEKRPEAWLLRVETNGHGVVTDDLLNSEERADEFLLMGLRLAEGIDPERYTALSGRPLDPGRIALLREEGAITVDATGRLRVTSSGFPVLDAVVADLAA, encoded by the coding sequence TTGAGCCGCGCTAAGGAAGCCTTTGGCGTCTACGTGCACTGGCCGTTCTGCCTGTCGAAGTGCCCCTATTGCGACTTCAACAGCCACGTCCGCCACGCCGCGATCGACGAGGCGCGGTTTGCGTCAGCTTTTGCGCGCGAGATCGCCACGACCGCCGAGCGCGCGCCCGGGCGCGAGGTCACCTCGATCTTCCTCGGTGGCGGCACGCCGTCACTGATGCAGCCCGCGACCGTCGGCGCGGTGCTCGATGCGATCGGCAAGCATTGGCATGTTGCCGGCGACGTCGAAGTGACGCTGGAGGCAAATCCCACCAGCGTTGAGGCCACCCGCTTTGCCGGCTACCGCAGCGCCGGCGTCAACCGCGTCTCGCTCGGCGTGCAGGCGCTCGATGACGTCTCGCTGAAAGCACTCGGCCGGATGCACAGCGCCCGCGAGGCACTCGATGCGGTCGCGATCGCACGCCACTCGTTCAAGCGCTATTCGTTCGACCTGATCTACGCCCGTCCCGACCAGACGCCGGCGATGTGGGCCGATGAGCTGCGTCTCGCGATCGATGAAGCGGCCGAGCATCTGTCGCTCTATCAATTGACGATCGAAGAGGGCACGCCGTTCTTCGGCCTGCACCAGGCCGGCAAATTGAAGACACCGGACGAAGCCGCCGCGCGTGCGCTCTACGACGTCACGCAGGAGACCTGCGACAAGCTCGGGCTGCCCGCCTACGAAATCTCAAATCACGCGCGGCGCGGGGCCGAGTGCCGGCACAATCTGGTCTACTGGCGCGGCGACGAATATGCCGGCATCGGCCCCGGCGCGCACGGCCGCCTCGACATCGACGGTATCAGGCATGCCACCGCCACCGAGAAACGTCCCGAGGCCTGGCTGCTGCGCGTCGAGACCAACGGCCACGGCGTCGTCACCGACGATCTCCTCAACAGCGAGGAGCGCGCCGACGAATTCTTGCTGATGGGGTTGCGCCTCGCCGAAGGCATCGACCCCGAGCGCTACACCGCCCTCTCCGGCCGCCCGCTCGACCCCGGCCGCATCGCGCTGCTGCGCGAGGAAGGCGCGATCACGGTCGATGCGACGGGACGCTTGCGCGTGACGAGCAGCGGTTTTCCGGTGCTGGATGCGGTGGTCGCGGATTTGGCGGCGTAG
- the gshB gene encoding glutathione synthase yields the protein MKLNVAVQMDPIARINIKGDSTFALLLEAQKRGHGLSYYTPDKLSMVGDEIVAPVQLLTVRDEPGNHFTLGEPRREALNGFDVVLLRQDPPFDLAYITSTHFLERIHPKTLVVNDPASVRNAPEKLFVMNFPQLMPPTLISRDLDEINAFRDKHGAVVMKPLHGHGGAAVFRVMPQDMNFGSLFDMFSVTFREPWVIQQFIPEVKHGDKRIILVNGEFAGAVNRVPAADDLRSNMVRGGAAQETELTAREREICATVGPALRERGLLFVGIDVINGNLTEINVTSPTGIRAIARLGGPDVAAKIWDAIEQKRTT from the coding sequence ATGAAACTGAACGTCGCCGTCCAGATGGACCCCATCGCCCGCATCAACATCAAGGGCGATTCCACCTTTGCGCTGCTTCTGGAGGCGCAGAAGCGCGGCCACGGCCTGTCCTATTACACGCCCGACAAGCTCTCGATGGTCGGCGACGAGATCGTCGCTCCGGTGCAGCTCCTCACCGTCCGCGACGAGCCCGGCAATCATTTCACGCTCGGAGAGCCCAGGCGCGAGGCGCTCAACGGCTTCGACGTGGTGCTGCTCCGCCAGGACCCGCCCTTCGATCTCGCCTACATCACCTCGACGCATTTCCTGGAGCGCATCCATCCGAAGACGCTGGTCGTCAACGATCCGGCCTCGGTGCGCAATGCGCCGGAAAAGCTGTTCGTGATGAATTTTCCGCAGCTGATGCCGCCGACCCTGATCTCGCGCGACCTCGACGAGATCAACGCCTTTCGCGACAAGCATGGTGCCGTCGTCATGAAGCCGCTGCACGGCCATGGCGGCGCCGCGGTGTTCCGCGTGATGCCGCAGGACATGAACTTCGGCTCGCTGTTCGACATGTTCTCGGTAACCTTTAGGGAGCCCTGGGTGATCCAGCAGTTCATTCCCGAGGTGAAGCACGGCGACAAGCGCATCATCCTCGTCAACGGCGAGTTCGCCGGCGCCGTGAACCGCGTCCCCGCGGCGGATGACCTCCGCTCCAACATGGTGCGCGGCGGCGCGGCGCAGGAGACCGAGCTGACGGCGCGCGAGCGCGAGATCTGCGCCACTGTCGGGCCGGCGCTGCGCGAACGCGGCCTTCTGTTCGTCGGCATCGACGTCATCAACGGCAATCTCACCGAGATCAACGTGACCTCACCAACGGGCATCCGCGCCATCGCGCGGCTCGGCGGCCCCGATGTCGCGGCAAAGATCTGGGACGCGATCGAGCAGAAGAGAACGACGTAG
- a CDS encoding AraC family transcriptional regulator, giving the protein MDVVRAELSAGWDWRYSYGDSGGELAISLLNAGKADMLIAGKNVQRTSSEVAIVPLPRLQQQSVEAVDGRYSSVTLTLHTDVVTKALSATFGSAALEDLDLTPKVDLSSSAGQLLFQLVRASAAGLHDGILARSPKASALLSEAAMQLILENVPHRLIDRLNRHPMDAPPRRIRRAVEYMRANLHLPLTIADIAGNVGISSRLLQSGFRRIHGTTPVAYLRRIRLEAIHDELSRPENLLPVSEVALKWGFTHMGRLAASYRSAFGLYPSDTVRRARGFRD; this is encoded by the coding sequence ATGGATGTCGTGCGGGCGGAGCTGTCCGCAGGCTGGGACTGGCGCTATTCATACGGCGATTCAGGCGGTGAGCTCGCGATCAGCCTGCTGAACGCCGGCAAGGCCGACATGCTCATTGCAGGAAAGAACGTCCAACGAACGTCCTCTGAAGTGGCCATCGTACCGCTGCCGAGGTTGCAGCAGCAGAGCGTCGAAGCGGTGGATGGAAGATATTCGAGTGTCACGCTGACGCTGCATACGGACGTGGTGACCAAGGCACTGTCTGCGACCTTCGGAAGCGCAGCGCTGGAAGATCTCGATCTGACACCGAAGGTCGATCTGTCGAGCAGTGCCGGCCAGCTCCTTTTCCAGCTCGTTCGCGCCAGCGCGGCTGGCCTGCATGACGGGATCCTGGCACGTTCTCCGAAAGCCAGCGCTCTGCTCTCGGAAGCGGCGATGCAGTTGATCCTCGAAAATGTTCCCCATCGGCTGATCGACCGCTTGAACCGCCATCCCATGGATGCGCCGCCTCGACGCATCAGGCGAGCCGTCGAGTACATGCGGGCCAATCTGCATCTGCCGCTGACGATAGCGGATATTGCCGGGAATGTCGGGATCAGCAGCCGGTTGCTGCAATCGGGATTTCGCAGGATCCATGGGACGACGCCCGTCGCCTATCTCAGGAGAATTCGGCTCGAAGCCATCCATGACGAGCTGTCGCGACCGGAGAATCTGCTTCCGGTCAGCGAAGTCGCATTGAAGTGGGGTTTTACCCACATGGGTCGGTTAGCAGCGTCGTACCGTTCGGCATTTGGCCTGTATCCGTCCGATACAGTCCGCCGCGCGCGCGGATTCCGCGACTGA
- the cpaB gene encoding Flp pilus assembly protein CpaB, giving the protein MNTARIVVLVIALGAGGVAAYLASGYQNAPAPVLPVAEKLPTVEVLVAKNDIGLGQAVKPEDLQWQVWPAATASNAFIRRDSRPEAQTQIAGSIARVPLIQGEPIREQKLVRAEGSGFMAAILPSGMRAVSTEISAETGAGGFILPNDRVDIVLTRRLKNPDTSGVTGGNDLILSEVILTNIRVLAIDQAPKEKDGQTAVIGKTVTLELKPDQVATLSAARQGGTLQLALRSIADAKAVEDPIEDRAAKRSDGVNVIRFGVQARQLTSQK; this is encoded by the coding sequence ATGAATACCGCACGCATTGTCGTTCTCGTCATCGCACTGGGCGCCGGCGGCGTCGCTGCGTATCTGGCGAGCGGCTATCAGAACGCGCCCGCGCCCGTTCTGCCCGTCGCCGAGAAGCTGCCGACGGTCGAAGTCCTCGTCGCGAAGAACGACATCGGGCTCGGCCAGGCCGTGAAGCCCGAGGACCTGCAATGGCAGGTCTGGCCGGCGGCGACCGCGAGCAACGCCTTCATCCGCCGCGACAGCAGGCCCGAAGCGCAGACCCAGATCGCCGGCTCGATCGCGCGCGTGCCGTTGATACAGGGCGAGCCGATCCGCGAGCAGAAGCTGGTCAGGGCGGAAGGTTCCGGCTTCATGGCTGCGATCCTGCCCTCCGGCATGCGTGCCGTCTCCACCGAAATTTCAGCCGAGACCGGCGCCGGCGGCTTCATCCTGCCGAACGATCGCGTCGACATCGTGTTGACCCGCCGCCTGAAGAATCCCGACACCAGCGGCGTGACCGGCGGCAACGACCTCATCCTGTCCGAGGTCATCCTGACCAACATCCGCGTGCTCGCGATCGACCAGGCGCCGAAGGAAAAGGACGGCCAGACCGCCGTGATCGGCAAGACCGTCACGCTAGAGCTCAAGCCCGACCAGGTCGCCACGCTGTCGGCCGCGCGCCAGGGCGGCACGCTCCAGCTCGCGCTGCGGAGCATCGCCGATGCCAAGGCTGTCGAGGACCCGATCGAGGATCGGGCGGCCAAGCGTTCCGACGGCGTCAACGTGATCCGCTTCGGGGTGCAGGCGCGGCAACTGACGTCACAGAAGTGA
- the rsmI gene encoding 16S rRNA (cytidine(1402)-2'-O)-methyltransferase, translated as MRAKPAPINTPEDPDAAPRGFSIDAHRLAAPKAAAGLHLVATPIGNLGDITLRALQTLAGVDVIACEDTRITRRLTERYAIAAQLKQYHEHNAEAARPRILEALAAGGSVALVSDAGTPLISDPGFKLVREVCAAGHAVYALPGPSSVLAALSVAALPTDRFFFEGFLPAKSAARRARLAELARIDATLVMFESGNRVQDTLTKLAEIMGTREAAICRELTKLHEEVSRATLPELAREADALETRGEFVLVIAPPAADAEVLTSDALDDLLREQLAAHSVKDAVAHAVALSGRPRREVYARALELAKDLRGGDGED; from the coding sequence ATGCGCGCAAAGCCGGCCCCGATAAATACGCCTGAAGACCCAGACGCCGCCCCGCGTGGCTTCTCCATCGACGCCCACAGGCTTGCGGCGCCGAAGGCGGCGGCGGGCCTCCATCTGGTCGCGACTCCCATCGGCAATCTCGGCGACATTACGCTCCGGGCGCTTCAGACCCTCGCCGGCGTGGACGTCATCGCCTGCGAGGACACCCGGATCACACGCCGCCTGACCGAGCGCTACGCCATCGCGGCACAGCTCAAACAGTATCATGAGCACAACGCGGAAGCCGCGCGCCCAAGAATCCTGGAAGCGCTTGCGGCTGGCGGTTCGGTCGCGCTGGTCTCGGACGCCGGCACGCCGCTGATCTCCGATCCCGGCTTCAAGCTGGTGCGCGAGGTCTGCGCGGCTGGCCACGCCGTGTATGCGCTGCCCGGCCCGTCCTCGGTGCTGGCGGCGCTGTCGGTCGCGGCGCTGCCGACCGACCGTTTCTTCTTCGAGGGTTTTCTGCCGGCCAAATCCGCCGCGCGCCGCGCGCGCCTCGCCGAGCTCGCCCGCATCGACGCAACGCTGGTGATGTTCGAATCCGGCAACCGCGTGCAGGACACGCTCACTAAGCTCGCCGAGATCATGGGGACGCGCGAGGCCGCGATCTGCCGCGAGCTGACCAAACTGCACGAGGAGGTGTCGCGTGCGACGCTGCCCGAGCTGGCGCGCGAGGCCGACGCGCTGGAGACGCGCGGCGAATTCGTGCTGGTGATCGCCCCACCGGCTGCGGACGCCGAGGTGCTTACATCGGATGCGCTGGACGACCTCCTGCGCGAGCAGCTGGCCGCGCACAGCGTCAAGGATGCCGTGGCGCATGCGGTGGCCCTCTCAGGGCGGCCGCGCCGCGAGGTCTATGCCCGCGCACTCGAGCTCGCAAAAGACCTGCGGGGCGGCGATGGCGAAGACTGA
- a CDS encoding penicillin-binding protein activator, translating to MVGRRHPKSPIPGSRSSGATRRSALGLLLGTPLLSACTGVQQSLSQFTSPFGGSSPPAQPAGPPQQATTAGTGGVKVAVILPLSAAGNAGLAAQSMRNAAEMALAEFQNPNIQLLIKDDNGSPQGAQAGAQQAVDEGAEIILGPLFAQSVPAVAQVARTRGISVIAFSTDSSIAGRGVYLLSFLPESDVNRIVEYSASIGKRSVAVLVPDNAYGNVVEAAVKAAVPRRGGRIVAFEKYGADRATPARTVAQQLGSADALFIADDGDAVVSVADAMTAAGANLRNIQLLGTGLWDNPRVYASAALQGGLYAAPDPAGFRAFSGRYRTKYGAEPIRTATLAYDAVALVAALARTQGTTRFSPDVLTNPSGFAGIDGLFRFRPDGTNERGLAVMKVTQGGGVAVAGSPKSFGA from the coding sequence ATGGTGGGCCGGCGTCATCCAAAATCTCCCATTCCGGGGTCCCGATCGTCGGGAGCGACCCGGCGGAGCGCGCTCGGCCTGTTGCTCGGCACGCCCCTGCTGTCGGCCTGCACCGGCGTGCAGCAGAGTCTCAGCCAGTTCACCAGCCCCTTCGGTGGTTCCTCGCCGCCGGCTCAGCCCGCCGGGCCGCCGCAACAGGCCACGACTGCGGGCACCGGCGGGGTCAAGGTCGCCGTGATCCTGCCGCTCTCGGCCGCCGGCAATGCCGGCCTCGCGGCGCAATCTATGCGCAACGCCGCCGAGATGGCGCTGGCCGAGTTCCAGAATCCGAACATCCAGCTCCTGATCAAGGACGACAATGGCAGCCCGCAAGGCGCGCAAGCGGGCGCGCAGCAGGCGGTCGACGAGGGCGCCGAGATCATCCTGGGGCCGCTGTTCGCGCAGTCAGTGCCGGCGGTGGCGCAGGTCGCGCGCACGCGCGGCATTTCGGTGATCGCGTTCTCGACCGATTCCAGCATCGCCGGCCGCGGCGTCTATCTTCTCTCGTTCCTGCCGGAGTCCGACGTCAACCGCATCGTCGAATATTCCGCCAGCATCGGAAAGCGCTCCGTCGCCGTGCTCGTGCCCGACAATGCCTATGGCAATGTCGTCGAGGCCGCCGTGAAGGCGGCGGTGCCGCGCCGTGGCGGTCGCATCGTCGCGTTCGAGAAATACGGCGCCGATCGTGCCACCCCCGCGCGGACCGTGGCACAGCAGCTCGGCAGCGCGGACGCGCTGTTCATTGCCGATGACGGCGATGCCGTCGTGTCAGTGGCGGATGCGATGACGGCGGCGGGCGCGAATTTGCGCAACATCCAGCTGCTCGGCACCGGGCTGTGGGACAATCCGCGCGTCTATGCCAGCGCGGCGTTGCAAGGCGGTCTCTATGCCGCGCCGGACCCGGCCGGTTTCCGCGCGTTCTCGGGCCGCTATCGCACCAAATACGGCGCCGAGCCGATCCGCACCGCGACGCTCGCCTATGACGCGGTCGCCCTCGTCGCCGCACTCGCGCGCACGCAAGGCACCACGCGCTTCTCGCCTGACGTGCTCACCAATCCCTCCGGCTTTGCCGGCATCGACGGGCTGTTCCGCTTCCGCCCCGATGGCACCAACGAACGCGGCCTTGCGGTGATGAAGGTGACGCAAGGCGGCGGCGTTGCGGTCGCGGGCTCGCCGAAGAGTTTTGGCGCGTGA
- a CDS encoding YraN family protein, producing the protein MAKTEVPAEPKVASPERVAAFRTGISAESRAAAYLMAKGYRILAKRYRTPHGEIDIVARRRNLIAFVEVKARATLDDAAFAVTPRQQQRIIDAAQGWLVAHPEHAEFELRFDAMLIAPRSLPRHVLAAFDAST; encoded by the coding sequence ATGGCGAAGACTGAAGTCCCGGCGGAACCGAAAGTCGCCTCGCCCGAGCGCGTCGCCGCGTTCCGCACCGGCATCTCGGCCGAGAGCCGCGCCGCCGCGTATCTCATGGCCAAGGGCTACCGCATCCTCGCCAAGCGTTATCGCACCCCGCATGGCGAGATCGACATCGTGGCGCGCCGCCGCAATTTGATCGCCTTCGTCGAGGTCAAGGCGCGCGCCACGCTGGATGACGCCGCCTTCGCGGTGACGCCGCGCCAGCAGCAACGCATCATCGACGCCGCGCAAGGCTGGCTCGTGGCGCATCCCGAGCATGCCGAATTCGAATTGCGATTCGACGCCATGCTGATTGCGCCGCGGTCACTTCCGCGCCATGTGTTGGCGGCATTCGACGCCTCGACCTGA
- the rph gene encoding ribonuclease PH — protein sequence MRPSRRAPDELRPVTLERGVVKYAEGSCLVKFGDTHVLVTATLEDRLPPWLKGQGRGWVTAEYGMLPRATSERTRREASAGKQSGRTVEIQRLIGRSLRTIVDLEALGERQITVDCDVLQADGGTRTASITGAWVALADCIAWMKARNMVKANVLRDNVAAISCGIYNGTPVLDLDYAEDSEAETDANFVMTGDGRIIEVQGTAEREPFTETEFLALMALARKGVARLVDLQKLAVA from the coding sequence ATGCGGCCAAGCCGCCGTGCGCCCGACGAATTGCGCCCCGTGACGCTGGAGCGCGGCGTCGTCAAATATGCGGAAGGCTCCTGCCTGGTGAAATTCGGCGACACCCATGTCCTGGTTACCGCCACGCTGGAAGACCGCCTGCCGCCGTGGCTGAAGGGCCAGGGCCGCGGCTGGGTCACCGCCGAATACGGCATGCTGCCGCGCGCGACCTCGGAACGCACCCGCCGCGAGGCCTCCGCCGGCAAGCAAAGCGGCCGTACCGTCGAGATCCAGCGCCTGATCGGCCGCTCGCTTCGCACCATCGTCGATCTCGAAGCGCTCGGCGAGCGCCAGATCACGGTCGATTGCGACGTGCTCCAGGCTGACGGCGGCACCCGCACGGCCTCGATCACCGGTGCCTGGGTCGCGCTTGCCGACTGCATCGCCTGGATGAAGGCGCGCAACATGGTCAAGGCCAACGTGCTGCGCGACAACGTCGCCGCGATCTCCTGCGGCATCTACAACGGCACGCCCGTGCTCGATCTCGACTATGCCGAGGATTCGGAGGCCGAGACCGACGCCAATTTCGTCATGACGGGCGACGGCCGCATCATCGAGGTGCAGGGCACCGCGGAACGCGAGCCATTCACGGAAACCGAGTTCCTGGCGCTGATGGCGCTGGCGCGCAAGGGCGTCGCGCGTCTCGTGGACTTGCAGAAACTGGCGGTAGCGTAG